The Colletotrichum destructivum chromosome 8, complete sequence genome includes the window AGCTCGGAGAACAAGTTGTCAATACGCATTGTACGCGGCGGACCTGATCTCCTGTCCAAACAATACCCGTCGACTCATTTTCAGACGAACAAATTAAATTGAATTGTCGCAAGCACACCAGCGACTCTTTGTTAAGATGATGTCAATTTTATTCATGTGCAAATCATACTCGTGTCCTGGGCAAAGGGCCCGCCATCGTCTATCACAGTTAAACTAGGTACTTTGGTATCTTCCACATGCCTGCGGGcagtctttttttttctcccaCTCACCCACGAACTGCGGCTCATTTACAACGTTCCGATGCCGAGGTGCTCAGGGTCAGCCTTGACAATACGCAGAGTGTTGGTGTTACCCATGCCGCCCTTCCAGCcctggacaacgacgagaGTGTCACCCTTGCTGACGACGTTAAGCTCCAGGGCGTGCTCGACGCCCCACTTGATGCGGCGATCGACATCCTCCTGCCAGTTGACCTTGCTGAAATCGGGCTTGGCCTCGGGAAACAGGAAGGGGTATACGCCGCGGTACAAGTGAGCGTAGCGAGATGCCGAGGCGTTTCTTGTGACCATGAAGATGGGGCAAACGGGGCGGTACTTGGACAACAGGCGTGCGGACTCTCCCGAGGTGGAGAGAACGATGATACCGCCGGCGTTGAGGTCGAGAGAGGCCCTGACAGCAGCCATGGCGCAAGACTCAACAACGCTGACGGGGCGCTTGACAAGGGTGCACATCTCCTCGAAGTGGGAGACGTAGGGAATGGtgttctcggccttgaggcAGGCCTCGTGCATCTCAGAGACAGCCTCGTTGGGGTAGCTACCCTTGGCTGTCTCACCAGACAGCATAACAcagtcggcgccgtcggtgaTAGCGTTACCGACGTCGCTGATCTCGGCGCGGGTGGGGCGGGGGTTCTTGATCATGGACTCGAGCATCTGAGTGGCGCAGATGACAGGCTTGCCGGCCCTGTTGCAGAGGGCAatcatcttcttctgggcaGCGAATACCTCGGCGGCAGGAATCTCGATACCGAGATCGCCTCGGGCAACCATGACaccgtccgtctcggcgagGATCTCCTCGAAGTTGTTGAGACCTTGACGGTTCTCGATCTTGGCAATGATCTGAATGTgcttgccctcctcgccaagaaTGGTGCGGATGTCCTTAATGTCCTGGCCACGGCGAATAAACGAGGCAAAGACCATGTCAACGTTGTTCTTTACGCCGAAGCGAAGGTCGTTCTGGTCCTTCTCGGAGAGGGCAGGAAGGTCAACATCGGTGTTAGGCAAGTTGACACCCTTCTTGGAGGAGATGAAGCCATTGTTGCGAGCACGGACCTCGACGGTCTTGTCATCCTTGACCTTGAGGACGTCGAAGGCAAgaacgccgtcatcgacgtaGATGATGCGGCCAGGCTCAATGACCTTAGTGATGTTCTTGTAGTCAACGTACCTGTGAACGAGGGGAGGTTAGCGTACGAGGCGGGGGAGGCAGACAGCacgacaggggggggggggggttcatTTACATGTTGTCGGTGTCGCAAGCCGCGGCGTACTTCTCGTCGGTAGTGAAGTTCAGcaccttgccggcggcgatggggaGATCCTCATCATTCTTCGTGTTTCCGGTGCGGATCTCGGGGCCCTTGGTATCGAGGGCAATGGCAATCTGGCGGCCGGGCTGAGACTTCTCGGCAGCGCGGGCATTGTCGATAACGGACTGGTGGTACTCGTAGCTACCGTGCTGCACGATCTAGGGTCAACGAAATGCGGGATTTTGGGTTTGGATGATAGGATCGGCCTCACCGAGAAGTTCATGCGCACAACGTTCAAACCAGCCTTGCGCAGGCCGTTAATGGCCTCAACAGAGTTGGTCTTGGGGCCAATGGTGCAGATGATGGAAGAACGGCGGTAGTTCTTCTCAGGCTGGTAGGCGGTGTCGAGGCTGGAAAGCCAGGCAATCttgccgccgacatcgaggTGGTCCTTGGCAGTGGCAGCCATTGTGGATGTCTGAAATGTGTTGGTGGTTTGGCGGAGATGGcaaaggaggagagggaagaaaaaggtTGTCGTTAGGAGGAAGAACGTGAGCTTGGGAgggattttttttttctctttgcCTAACTGTtggaggtggacgaggcgggacaaggagggggaggggtcggTCTACTGCAGCTGTTGAATCCTGCTGGGAGAGTGGGGTGGCTGAGAAGGGATGcagagagaatgagagtgGAAGAGGTAAGGTTGAAAAGATGGGTAGATGGGGAAGATTTAATAAGAgatgggagggagagagggagagattAGAGATACGCACGCCAATAAAACAAGAAAGCCAACGACCAACGGGGCTGACAAGCGAATTCAAGTAGGACTCATGCAGAGACAGCAAGCCTCGGACAGGTATTTGTTGACGACCAAGACACGAGGCGGGAGGACGAGAAACAATTTGCTCCTGGTCCGAACGGGTGAAGCTACGTcttggtgccggtgccggtggtggtgcagCTGCGGTCGCTGGCGCGCTGGCTGTGGTACGTCCCACTTCTCGGCGGTCGCGTCGgtgtttctttctcttcacTGTTTCTCTCTCCGACCCTCCTCCTGGTGACCCGCCGCTTTGCCCCTCGTTGAACTTCCCTGCTGCGGTGGGAAAGCTGCTGAGGGGACGTGGTTGCCCTTGCCCCTCCATTCAACACAGCGGTCTGTGCGTCAAGGTGAGGTATCCACAGTCTGGACTGAGTTCTCAATCCCAGTCCGCGGCAGGTGCGGGACATGCCCCCACCAGCATGAGGTGAGTGTGCTGAGGACACCTCTCGTCGATTGCTCCTCACATTACCTCACCTCACTTCACCTTCACCTCACGTCTCACATATGACGAGaatgaggaggaagagggacagaggcagaggcagggAGATAGGGAGGAGATATCGCATCACGAAATATTCAACTCACCTCGAATTTCGCCAAGCACATCCATCAGCTTCAAGCTGGAGCGGACGACCAACGGAAATAACCAAAGCCGCACAAGGCATaccaaaacaaaacaagGTACATACATGAATGTATGCATTTAAGTACACCAAGATATCTTGAAACATAGCTCAGGAGCACTCGGCCAGGTCAGAGAAATGACAGAACAAATGGAAGCTTGTGAGAGAAACCGGGAACAATAACAGAAACAGCAAGGGTGGACGCGACGCAACACAAACTAGCACTGACATCCGTTTGATCTACTTGGCTCAGTCGAGCTATTTATTGCCTTTCCAATGCTGAAGCGTGCCGAttgagagggaggaaggggtATATCCGTTTCTCCCTTGACAACATTAGGTACCGATGACAATAAAGTGAAGGATGGGAGCTGCTGGCCCGTGCGAATGAGGAGGGATGTAGGACTTCCGTCGAACAATCAATTGCCTCATCAAGGTAAGGTATGTATGTAGTCCGTCCTTTTTTTCgccctttctctcttccttaTATCTCGTCATGCACTTGCACTCCAcggtaggtaggtaggtaggttcTCTGACACGGAGTCTCGGACTAGCTGCCGTGTTCCTTGGGCTCGGCGGGTTTTAAAGTCCCAAACGCTCAACAAGCCAGACGTCATGCTTCGAACACACGCACAACTTGCATGTTTTAATCTTTGCCTTTCGCAAGGCCAATGGAATGGTAGCGCCAAACCGGACCGCCAACCCCGAAAGGGAACGGGAAGGAAAACCCTCCTCCCGCGGAacagaaggagaaaaaaggaagaaaaaaagggcgTTTGCTGTTGGGTGGAGAGGTCCCTTAGCCCACTTGGCATGCGTGCTCTCATCAAAAACGGCAAATGGCAACAGTGCATTTGTGCATGACTCCCGCCCACAAAAGTCGACCGCTTAATCTGACATAGTCGCGAATGAAAATGCTGATGAAGCAGTGGTGGACCACCATAGGTAAGTAATGTCGTCCCTTCCCAGCTCCCGTGCCGCGGAGGAGCAAAAGTCCAGCCAGCATAGGTACTGTATCTATGTAGCCAGCGATTGTGGGGTTGCGAAAAGTGTGGTGGTCCACCGTGCGTCCAGTCCCTTGACAATTGGCGTTGGTGCAAGCCAATCCGAGTTGTTGGTGACGCGAATCAAACTGTCTCGATAAGTTGGACCCGAGTCGAATTCTAACATCCCCCATCCCTCCCGCCCTCTGTGCCTTATCAGGTCGAAGGGTCGGGGGGCGCAATCCCAAGTAAGTGCTCAGGTATTATTCCCGCTCCAAAGGATGAGCAAAATTGGATACCAGGCTCGCAAGAATTTGGTACTCTCCTTTTCCACTCGGATCCGAAGCTTGATCAACGGCAAACCGCTAAGTGCTGAAGCTTGGTTCCTACTGAGGCTATTGCTCCAGGCAGGTGAgaaggtaggtagatagacCGGAATTTCAGCCACTTAGAGAGTCACCTGCCAACGTTTCTTATCGCTTATCGGAGATGACCTGCTGCTGTTCGCGGCACGCTGGCAGCCTGAGGTTTGATAGGGAGGGGTGCACAGTCCACTTGGACCGCTGCTGGCAGCTGCACACACACTGGTGCTCCTTGTCAGTGGTCCGTGGCATGGGGTCCTCAGCCTTCGGTGCCCACCTCACCTCGCGTGTCCAGGCAAGCTTGTTCCATGACAATACCCAAACGACTTTCCGACCCTAGCCTCTACGAGATCGATTGTCTCTTCGATACTGCCGCACTTTCGAACCACTCATCGATAAATAGCATCCCCTTGCACGGGACGAAAAccagaaaaggaaaaagacAGAACAAACCTTTCTTGGTCGACTTCCACCATGGTTGGTCCAGCCTCCTCTCGCCCGGCTGTTGGCGAGCCTGCTGTTGTGCTTCACTCGCTCGCTACTTAGCGCCGACGTTGCTTTGCGCAGTCTTAACCTCGTCCTAGCTCCTTAATTTGCTGACTTTGGGCCTGTGGTCGAAGATTGGACGTTTGACACATTACGCATTCGATGCGGTGCTCTGTTGGTTCACCCTCTTTCTCCGTGCTGCTGTATTGTATCGTGCGCATATCGATCCGTCGGCTAACACTCCATTCTCTCTCCAGTCTCTGCCTTTCTCGCTGGAATGAAGCGATCGACCGGCCTGACGTGAGTTGTCGTGCTCCTCGATGCGGATTTGGCCTCGAATGCAAGACAGACAAGATACAGCGCGGCTGACATGTGCCCAATCTGGGAATCACCAGACCCAGTTTCAAGACGGACAGAGCTGCTGGCGAGAACAAGGACGTTTCGAAGTGGATCGACAAGTAcctcggcgttggcgagTGGGTGATGGATCAGTCGGTTGCCATCGCCGGCTCTAGCGGCTGGTTTGAACGTACGCGGTAAATCGACGTTGATGCAATACCCCGATTGACGAATTCCTCCGTCCTTTCATGGCGACGATTCGTTTTCGaaaccctcccctccccttaTCTCCGCACACGTCAACCTCGGTCTTTGCCGCAATACAATGCTGGAATTGTTGGCGGC containing:
- a CDS encoding Putative pyruvate kinase, producing the protein MAATAKDHLDVGGKIAWLSSLDTAYQPEKNYRRSSIICTIGPKTNSVEAINGLRKAGLNVVRMNFSHGSYEYHQSVIDNARAAEKSQPGRQIAIALDTKGPEIRTGNTKNDEDLPIAAGKVLNFTTDEKYAAACDTDNMYVDYKNITKVIEPGRIIYVDDGVLAFDVLKVKDDKTVEVRARNNGFISSKKGVNLPNTDVDLPALSEKDQNDLRFGVKNNVDMVFASFIRRGQDIKDIRTILGEEGKHIQIIAKIENRQGLNNFEEILAETDGVMVARGDLGIEIPAAEVFAAQKKMIALCNRAGKPVICATQMLESMIKNPRPTRAEISDVGNAITDGADCVMLSGETAKGSYPNEAVSEMHEACLKAENTIPYVSHFEEMCTLVKRPVSVVESCAMAAVRASLDLNAGGIIVLSTSGESARLLSKYRPVCPIFMVTRNASASRYAHLYRGVYPFLFPEAKPDFSKVNWQEDVDRRIKWGVEHALELNVVSKGDTLVVVQGWKGGMGNTNTLRIVKADPEHLGIGTL
- a CDS encoding Putative mitofissin; its protein translation is MIGRLTHYAFDAVLFSAFLAGMKRSTGLTFKTDRAAGENKDVSKWIDKYLGVGEWVMDQSVAIAGSSGWFERTR